The Pecten maximus chromosome 12, xPecMax1.1, whole genome shotgun sequence genome includes a region encoding these proteins:
- the LOC117339686 gene encoding uncharacterized protein LOC117339686: MAEADPRPEYRCLMCTSPYKEPRLLPCGHTFCCRCLTSYIEAEHVTADEDRHFFPCPVCEAPINPDDGNTAVSTWATCFLKNDFLVSSIAQSADVLFCAPCLRWKESNPAEVTCTECEEKLCKQCRICHERNKATAAHRLVSISGNVGQLCDVKVYEICHQHSGKPLDVYCVDHSAMCCYICVSVSHRQCNNVKPMEDVIKKTMAKQSPGETEWKELTEETKKMLDEDDLGITTLNAREKEVSAEMTDRIQKAKDKLDNLNARFQSDLAGQCRTYRQQLLSRRKYVNTFHINAENSHLLMSRSDQQLSDRHRFFVREQTKHQISGHYRRMDQNTKKEPNRFDITLKLEETIDEIMKMTTAGNVDVTSTLSPVSQNANGRICSLIEYLLLTPSASAFSDSTSTSDLTGSLQHLTVQTTPVTAAVDVWTGSVSCVHTVNTSTLGGEGTPWLTGGIFTDNNELLITDYCNRRLLLFDDKYSYTREYKVSGCPTDIARGRTADEIFVAVDETQILRCTLQNGQLSVVNTISSPPSTWGIAVLGDNILVGTPDSVKVMSIDGKVTKSIKKGGGNTYLAVSTSKSTVYHRDNNDILCRRLDSDAVVYRYRDPGLNGPVGIGLDRDDNVYVCGHRTENVYLVSPDGSRGRVLLSKLSGITRPWCIVVHPTKQEFVVTSYQESTVLGVYKFSDDNI, from the coding sequence ATGGCAGAAGCCGACCCGAGACCGGAATACAGATGTTTGATGTGTACGTCACCCTACAAAGAACCGAGGCTGCTCCCTTGTGGTCATACTTTCTGCTGCCGATGTCTGACGTCATACATCGAAGCGGAACACGTCACAGCAGATGAGGACCGACACTTCTTTCCTTGTCCTGTCTGTGAGGCGCCAATTAATCCTGATGACGGCAATACGGCCGTAAGTACATGGGCGACATGTTTTCTGAAAAATGATTTCCTTGTTTCCTCTATAGCACAGTCCGCCGATGTCCTTTTCTGTGCGCCATGTCTACGTTGGAAAGAATCGAACCCTGCCGAGGTCACGTGTACCGAGTGTGAAGAGAAGCTCTGTAAACAATGCAGAATTTGCCATGAACGGAACAAGGCAACAGCTGCTCATCGACTTGTCTCCATCTCTGGCAATGTTGGACAACTTTGTGATGTAAAAGTCTACGAAATCTGTCATCAACATAGTGGAAAACCCCTGGACGTGTACTGTGTAGACCACAGCGCTATGTGttgttatatctgtgtgtcggtgtcacacagacaatgtaACAATGTTAAACCAATGGAGGATGTGATCAAGAAGACAATGGCAAAACAGAGTCCCGGTGAGACAGAATGGAAGGAGCTGACAGAGGAAACAAAGAAGATGTTAGATGAGGACGATTTAGGGATAACAACGCTAAACGCAAGAGAAAAAGAAGTTTCAGCGGAAATGACCGACAGGATACAGAAAGCTAAAGACAAGCTCGATAACCTCAACGCAAGATTTCAATCAGACCTCGCAGGTCAATGCAGAACATACAGACAACAACTACTGTCTCGACGGAAGTATGTCAACACATTTCACATCAACGCGGAAAATTCACATCTGCTGATGTCACGTTCAGATCAACAGTTATCAGATCGTCACCGATTTTTCGTGAGAgaacaaacaaaacatcagaTATCGGGACATTACCGACGTATGGATCAAAACACGAAGAAAGAACCAAATAGGTTTGACATCACACTGAAGCTAGAGGAAACGATTGATGAAATCATGAAAATGACAACCGCGGGAAATGTTGACGTCACCTCGACACTTTCACCTGTGTCACAGAATGCAAATGGCCGTATATGTTCCTTGATAGAATATTTGCTTTTGACGCCTTCAGCTTCAGCATTTTCGGACTCGACTTCGACTTCCGATTTGACGGGTTCTCTGCAGCATCTGACAGTCCAGACTACTCCAGTAACGGCCGCGGTGGATGTATGGACCGGGTCGGTATCTTGTGTACATACGGTTAACACCAGCACACTTGGAGGAGAGGGAACGCCTTGGTTGACGGGAGGAATCTTTACTGACAACAATGAATTACTTATTACAGACTACTGTAACCGTAGACTCCTACTGTTTGATGATAAATATTCCTACACGAGAGAATATAAAGTTAGTGGTTGCCCTACAGATATAGCACGTGGACGTACTGCTGATGAGATATTTGTGGCTGTAGACGAGACACAGATACTGAGATGTACACTACAGAATGGTCAGCTGTCCGTGGTCAACACGATCAGTAGTCCCCCTAGTACCTGGGGTATAGCAGTACTCGGGGACAACATCCTGGTCGGTACTCCAGATAGTGTGAAGGTTATGTCTATCGATGGGAAGGTCACCAAGTCAATAAAGAAGGGAGGAGGTAACACATACCTCGCAGTATCTACATCTAAGTCCACTGTATACCACAGAGATAACAATGACATATTGTGTAGACGACTAGATAGTGACGCAGTAGTCTACAGGTACAGGGATCCTGGTCTGAATGGTCCTGTAGGTATTGGACTGGACCGGGATGACaatgtgtatgtttgtggtCACCGTACCGAAAACGTTTACCTCGTTTCACCTGACGGGTCACGTGGGAGGGTACTACTGTCCAAGCTGTCCGGTATCACCAGACCGTGGTGTATAGTGGTCCATCCAACCAAACAGGAATTCGTGGTTACTTCTTACCAGGAATCTACTGTACTGGGGGTGTATAAATTCAGTGACGACAACATATAA